The genomic region CCCCAGTCCCATATGTAGTATGTGAAAGTACCTGCCGGTATGTTGTGACACGCTATGTTTGAGCAAGTCGCCGCGTTACTTGTCTGAGGCGAACTCCACGCACCGGACGGGACATAAACCGGGGCAGGACCTCCGGGCTGATAAGCTGGTTTGGAACTATCCTTGAAGAATGTGTCCGACGCGACAAATGAGCTGCCAAGATCATGGCACCCCTTGCAGTCATTCATAAATGCCTGGTGCTTTGTATGAATGCTGTTAGGGCACAGATCGTTGTTATTCGCGTCAAGACAATAGTTCGCTGCGTGGCCCGCAGAATTAAGCCCAGCCAGGAAAAGGGCCGCTGAACAAAGCGATATTGTAATTAGTCCTTTCATGTAATACTCCCTGCTAATTTATGGACTGAATTGCCGGCTGCCGTCGGATTATTTTTGAGGGGGATTGGGCTTCTTATACTTTTTTAAAACATAGCCATTGATAGAAGCATCATGCGGGACCCATTCCTGCCCATTGTAAATGTACTCGCGTTTAACAGTGGTGTTATAGTAGACCTGATGTATTGTTGGATTACCTGGAGCGCTTGGCAGATACTGTTTTTCTGCAGCCAAAGCGGCTAGTGGTGTAACCAAGGCTATTGAACCGAGCAGCAAAAACATGGCCGAAGCAGTCAAAGCAACGGCAGTGACCTTTTTCAATGTGGTTCGTAGATCCCGCTGTCTATTCAATTTCATGCCATCCCCCCTCAATAACTCGGTTGAACCTATTTACAAGAAGACAGACTCCCATCTGGACATCGAAGTCGCATGCCTCTTCGTTTCTCATCCTCAATGCAGGTGCACGCAAGCAGCAAAAAACATACCACATCAACAACAGACGCAACCACGGATATCGTGACTAACTCAGCCACCTGCCGGAGTTCTCAGCCTGATCAGGAAGTCGCACTAAATTTCTTCAGGACCCCTCACA from Citrifermentans bremense harbors:
- a CDS encoding CxxxxCH/CxxCH domain c-type cytochrome, which encodes MKGLITISLCSAALFLAGLNSAGHAANYCLDANNNDLCPNSIHTKHQAFMNDCKGCHDLGSSFVASDTFFKDSSKPAYQPGGPAPVYVPSGAWSSPQTSNAATCSNIACHNIPAGTFTYYIWDWGIDASVPVTVTYGGMSNATALWQDDPATNCSSCHGNPPQAGHEWHSGMHGNGIPGANNCETCHPDAKSNPSPDGSYIVSNYITAPSQHQNGTVDVVANYTSACFGCH